The Vulpes vulpes isolate BD-2025 chromosome 1, VulVul3, whole genome shotgun sequence genome contains the following window.
taaaatctttaaaaaaataaataaataaataaaccaaattgtcacttatttctgttttccttcatcttcGGTTAACCTTAAGACGGAATTATCTGAGTTATGCAGATCTTTGATACAGAGTTATCACAGTGGAGTATAGAAGGAGACAGGAGCCATCTTTTTTGTAATTCTAGCACCTAATACAGAATTGCATGTTTGTTTGACTTGAATTGCATACAAATTTAATTTATACAGGAAGTCGGTTGAGCTAAGTTCTTTCTTTGGAATGAGATCTTTGTGTCAGTCACTATATTATATAATAGTTAGCTATCACTCAGGTAACTTATTTCTacaaatgatttgcaaataaaaattctGGCAGTCTGAATTAATTCTAAATACTTGTTGGGTAATTCTAATGACAGTACCTggattttctttagtgattttgAAAAGAGTAATTCCTAATGATGTTTTGTTTCCTAGTGTGACTGTGAAATACTATGGCAAAGCATGTCATGCTGCTGCATATCCCTGGGAAGGAGTAAATGCATTAGATGCTGCTGTTCTTGCCTACAACAATCTGTCTGTCTTGAGACAGCAAATGAAACCAACCTGGAGAGTTCATGGTATGAATGTCAAGTATTTTGTGTAATAGATGGTGCTTAATGTGTTTCAGTGCAATGTAATTagtatttgagttttaaaaattggagacagggatccctgggtggcgcagcggtttggcgcctgcctttggcccagggcgcgatcctggagacccgggatcgagtcccacatcgggctcccggtgcatggagcctgcttctccctctgcctgtgtctctgcctctctctctctctctctctgtgtgactatcataaataaataaaaattaaaaaaaaaaattggagacatTTTATGTACTTCATAAGAAtattccaaaaatttttaaacGTTTTCAGAAATTCATGTGAGAGAACACTAGGAGGTTTATATTTATTGGGAAAGAGGCAGTTAAGAGTATTTATGTATAAATGGGGAATGGTCATTTTGAGTATTAGAGATAATGATTTTATGTAAGGACATACATGCTTTCTGTAGGTATTTGAAAGTTGAATCTTGATTTTTCCAGTTATCCTCACTGTTGTTTAATGGTAATAAATCAtttgctcaatttttaaaaagttacggttactggttttattttttctagtgccATTAATCCTGagtaacatctttttaaattatgcataTCACCTTAAGGTAACTAAGGTAATAAAGTACTATCTTGAAggtacaaatttatttttaaatttattttcttatgatttgaGATATTGTTATACTTTAATATCTGTTCTTTCTGATTTTGTTATAGGCTGAAATTAATTTGTAATTGTACTTTTTACcagttttcttagtttttttaaagagaaatatgtagaaattatattttgagagcaggtcatataaattttatttctacatcTATTTTAGTTATTACTTTGAATGGATAAATCTTCATTCTCAGTGTAGTTCCAAACAAATGCATTTGTTTTGACAGCAGTAGTGCTTAGTGATCTTTGACCTACTTTGGTTTCTTACTGGCATAAAAATTATGTTCCTAGAGTCCAATGACATTTAAAGTATTCATAGGATTCTGGTAGTACAAGGGTAGTTATATAACCTTATACCATTTTTATCCCTTTGGTCAAAAGTTTATCAAAATGTACAACACAATGGTAATGAAACCTACTGAAATAAAAGTCTCTTTCAGAAGGCTTGATAGTTATAAAAGTTTCTAACAGTTTGTTTATAGTCATGCAATATAATTTAACTTTATATAAATTCCTTAGAATAAAGTAcatatagataattttttttcctattagccAGAAAGTATTACCCTAATGTATAGAAACTTTTGTACAACACACCAAAATCTTTGGCATATCTGTGAAGCTAATAAACTTAAGTTGTTTTTCTTCATGTACATACTGGCTGAAAACTTTATGGGTGTATTTTAACTTAAAGAAATGGTCTCCAAACTCAATTTCAgtaatttggttctttttataggCATAATAAAAAGTGGTGGTGTAAAACCCAATATCATTCCCTCTTATTCTGAATTAATCTATTACTTCCGTGCACCCTCAATGAAAGAACTTCCAGTTTTGACCAAAAAGGCAGAAGACTGCTTCAGAGCTGCAGCTTTGGCTACTGGTTGTACAGTAAGACCTTTTAAGAGTTAATCTAAGTTAAAATTAGAGGTATATATATGGGCTGGGGTTATTAAATTAGATTATTGTTAAATTAGATTagaacctggggtgcctgggtggacgTCTTGATCAAGCATtggacatcttgattttagctcaggtcatgatttcagggtggtgaaattgagccccattgggctccacacttagcgcagagtccgcttgagattctttctgcccctccccccacactaCACAGGTGCATGACTGCACTCTctctaaagtaagtaaataaatctttttttttttaaagttcgaTGAGAACCTACCTTGCCCCTTTTTCATTTGGCAATGATTTGAATATGTAAAATCAAGTGACTGAATAGGTGATATGAAAgtctttaattcttatttattttgctcagtgccCACATACAGTCATCTTATTACACTGTTAATGGAATAGCTCTTGATAGTGCTGCACTAGAATCCCTGTTTTTTTGCAAGTTACAGCCTTCCTTCTTAGCAGTTATGTTTTCAGAATTGCTCTGTACAGTACCCAAAAAGGTACTTTCTGGCAAAATCAGCAAAAGCTAATTTTGGTGGAGTTACAGATTTGTGCAGTAATGTTATAATAAATACTGATGTCTTGCTGGAAAGTtaaaatagatgcagaaattAGTGAAGCAAGTTTGTTCATTTGAACCATAAAGTCAGTGACATTTATGTATCAATCATATAGGGCATACATAAGATGACATGTTTCAGAATGACCTAAATCTTGCCCTGGGAGGAGTTTATAGTCTAGTTGGAGAGCCAAGATCTGGATCTTACCTCTCAGTCTACTGACTTTGTaactttggaaacatttttacTGTCTTATTTCATATCTTTAGGCCtctattttctcttgaaaaatagagatcaaaaaaagaaaaaaagaaaaataagagatcaTATAATCTGTCTTTGGATTCCTGTGGGAAATGAGATATTTGTTAAGAATTAGGGTCTAGCCATCATCCTTATTACTACCTTATTTGTTTCTACTCTTGTTAGACTGGAGATGTTTGATTTATTCTGATAGTAATGGTGTCTCATAGTAGCAGTGATTCTCAGGCAGTTTATGTTAAGTGCCCAGAGAGTAAAAAATTAATCATTcaccccttatttatttataattctaaatataaatacttatagAATAAATACATGAACTATTATTAGCTAGTATCCTAAGGTATAATATTCCTTTAGGATAAGGTTCATTGTTATTagattttaatctatattttaaatagtctctttaattttttatattttggctgACTTATATGATGAGGTTGTCATTATTTCTAACTTAGGTATTGCTAAGACTAGAAGAAATGTCAATtctgccattttaaaattggCTTTTACTAATCATATTACCTTTAGTTTGAGGAACTTTTGGACTTAATCAAAACAAAATCTGTGAATCCTCTTAACTGGCCACCTGTAAACTACTTGTAAATCTTCATATACTGAAATACAGAGATTAATAAATGAGGatcgggggcacctggctggctcagttggtagaacatgcaactcttgatctcagggttatgagttcaagccccacattgagtgtagagagtactttaaaaaataaatagcaaatgagGACCATAGTCAATCCTTCTTCATTGTaaaccttctctctttctcttagggTACCAGGCAGTGGTGTCAGTGTCGGCTTGTATTTTGGATATGAGcaaagcttaatttttttcttctagaggcTACAGCCTAGAGGAGTGTTCCTCAGTGGCTGGTTTTTGGACTGCTTGCATCAGAATTACTTGGAGGTGCTGGCTAAAATGGAGATTCCTGGGCTCCTTCCACACCCTATTGAAGTTACTaaggttgagaatcactgattaGTAGAGCAAGATGACATTGTGTGATTTggtgtatatataacataaaggACATAGGGTCCTAGGGAAGTCTCattatacaaaatacataatttttaaaggtaaagtaTTTGAGAGAGTTTGTATCTGAAAGGGAAAGTGAAAAAAAACGAAAGGGAAAGTGTGCTCTCTTAAACTTCTTGCTGGTTTGAAAATTAGAGAGTGAatgagttttttatttcaaaatttgttttataattttttattaggtAGAAATTAAAGGTGGAGCACACGATTGTTACAATGTTCTTCCCAATAAGAGCCTATGGAAAGCTTatgttgaaaatggaaaaaaactggGAATAGAATTTATTTCAGAAGATGCAATGTTGAATGGCTTTTCAGGTAACTAGATTCTTTCATATATACTATATTGTGCTATTTGAGGAAGGAAAATATCATCTTTAGTTAAATGGTTTTGTTTAGCAGCTTTGGAGGTAGGGAGGTATAGCTCttgtttttaacaatatatttcacAAACTTAATGGTTAGGGGAAAGAAACTAATGAACTCTTCAGTGAATGTAAAGTGTTAAATGAGCAGATTTGCTTTTAGAAATAGCCAATatactttttcctttgtattctaaatagtatttaaatttgcttagttttggggcacctgggtagctcaggggttgagatctgtctttggctcaggttgtggtcccgggctgttggggatcaagtcctgtatcagactcctcaaagggagcctgcctctccctctgcgtatatctctgcctctctctctgtgtctttcatgaataaataaatacaatcttttaaaaaaatttgaattttttttttaaattatttttatttatttatgataatcacacagagagagagagaggcagagacacaggcagagggagaagcaggctccatgcactgggagcccgacgtgggattcgatcccgggtctccaggatcgcgccctgggccaaaggcaggcgccaaaccgctgcgccacccagggatcccaaaaatttgaatttttaagtgagctacttaagaaataaaattttaatttattctcagTCATCAGTAGGCAGGCTAGCAAGTACTTACAAGAGGGGCATTCCAGTTTCTGAGGATAACTATTATGGTTGTTTACTAGCAATTTAGTAAGCAATGATTAGAATTTAAATAGTTACAAGTGTTTGgggattattttagattttttctttttaaaagcatcacTAATATGTTTGCATGTTAGCAATATATCTCCTAAAATATAATAGTAGCTGTTGATGAAGTGGACTCAAAAGGACTTGACCATAAAAATGGGTGTTGATGTCATTTATTGAGATAAGGAGTTCAGGAGAAAACAGGTTGGGGTATGGTATGTtggtatatattattaatatgttaaGTTTGAAGTGCTTATAGAACTTTTAAGGGGAATTGTTCAGTAGCCTATTGAATCTGGACCTCCCAAAGATGTCTAGATTGCAGATAGAGAAGTTGTCAGTATCTGAAAGGTAATTGAAAACAAAGGAGTTTTTCAGATCGCCTGAGTACACAAAGAAGAAGCCCAAAGATGACACCCTAGGGATTACCAGCACGTAGGAGACAGGCAATGGAAGCAATTTAGAGGAAACAGCTAGACAGGAGAGAGTCAAGTCATGGAAGCCAAAGGAATAGAGAATTTCTAGAAGGAAAGGAGTGATAAATCATGTCAGATCCTATAGAAATTGGATAAGAGCAGTCTGGTGTTTATTGGACTAGCAATTAGAAATTCATGGATTCTCTTACCTTTCAAAGGATCTACTGATTTTGGAAATGTTACTTTTGTGGTTCCTGGGATTCATCCATATTTTTACATTGGATCTGATGCCTTGAACCATACAGAACAATATACTGAAGCTGCAGGTAAGTGTTTTTAGAATTGAATGTGTTGGCATATGCTCTCTTTTTGTGGTAATAGCTGCTCATTTAGTTTAGCCtattgttatttcattttctgacATGATCAGAAAATATTGAGGTGTGGGCATTTGAAGAGGCAGTTTCAATATCGAGTACTAACCTGCAAACCAGTATAGTAATTTGTAATAAATATGGaggcttattcatttatttttctctaccttttagGATCACAAGAAGCTCAGTTCTACACTTTACGTACTGCCAAAGCTCTGGCAATGACTGCATTGGATGTTATTTTTAAACCAGAGTTGCTAGAGAGAATCAAAGAAGACTTTAAATTGAAACTTCAAGAAGAAGAGTTTTTAAATACGGTAGAATAAAAGGAAGATCTAGGAGCCACTTATGGATCAttaagtaatgatttttttctttaatcttttttaatgATGGAGGAGAACATCCTTAATTTTTGGTCTTAAAGGAGTCAGATTCCTCTTACCTGAAAAATGAGGCCATGATGTGGAGAAAACCCATGACTTCAttatctaaaatgaaatttttcaggggcacttggctggctcagtcagtagagcatgttactcttgatctcagggtcatgagtttgagcccctcattgggcatagaatttacctaaaaatattaatttagatacttaaaatgaaaattttcacaaGTCTTTGATGAAATTGTGATCTTTTAGAAGCtgatatggcttttttttttttttttttttggtaaagattttatttttaagtaatctctatactcaatatgaggcttgaactcacaaccctgcaaGATTAAAAGTCacgtgctccactgactgagccagccaggcaaccctgTGATGGCATTTCTTCAAACAGTCTGGATGCTACATGGCTTATCagtgataatattttataaattcagttGTTgtataagtgtattttaaaagattcaaggAATTTCAGACTTTATATTTGGAGTTGAcccatgaaagattttttttcctttttggtataGGGcaatgaaattgttttaaaattaatgtactAAATTTAGGGAAAAtctgattatgaaaaaaaatctgattatgtcTGTTTTGGTTTAGAGAATCTTTTCATTGATAATAAAGAGAGGTTTTTGACCAGAAGCGCTGTGGGAAACAACTAGAAACTCAGGTACAAAGCATAAGCTTCAGTTTTATCattggaaggaaaatgaaagatttttttaatataattaactCTGAGAAGTGGCATTAATTCCTAATTCCATATATctgtaataggaaaaaatatagacGGATAGGGTTAGACTCTTTCTGTGAAGTGTTTGTGTGGTATCCCAGTGTCTTCTGGGGGACTTAATGAGAAAGGAGTAATGTCTATTTGCTTTGAATATTAATGTCATAGACTGGTCACCTCTACCTAGCAGCCCTATTCAGGCTTCTACTCAGAAGCCAGCCTGTCCAGCTTACCGAGTTTAGGGGACAGAATTCTAAGCCTCCTTAAGCCGCACGCTATCTCCATactattttgaaagtatttttaagattttcttttcttaaaaaaaaaaaaaaaaaaatatatatatatatatatttttttttttttcttagtgtgaATTTCTTgataaaagaat
Protein-coding sequences here:
- the PM20D2 gene encoding xaa-Arg dipeptidase, translated to MRPGEERPVDGGACAGVSELELLKLRAAERIDEAAERLGALSRAIWSEPELAYEEHRAHDVLTRFFEREPPAASWTVQPHYQLATAFRAEWEPPGGRATPRPLQLGFLCEYDALPGLGHACGHNLIAEVGAAAALGVKGALEGRPGPPPPVKVIVLGTPAEEDGGGKIDLIEAGAFKNLDVVFMAHPSQEDAAYLPDVAEHDVTVKYYGKACHAAAYPWEGVNALDAAVLAYNNLSVLRQQMKPTWRVHGIIKSGGVKPNIIPSYSELIYYFRAPSMKELPVLTKKAEDCFRAAALATGCTVEIKGGAHDCYNVLPNKSLWKAYVENGKKLGIEFISEDAMLNGFSGSTDFGNVTFVVPGIHPYFYIGSDALNHTEQYTEAAGSQEAQFYTLRTAKALAMTALDVIFKPELLERIKEDFKLKLQEEEFLNTVE